A genomic segment from Gemmatimonadota bacterium encodes:
- a CDS encoding PilN domain-containing protein, whose amino-acid sequence MIEVNLLPGAKKGRSRGFQFKLPGLPTGGTPDRYTLWCVAAGIVALGYMGYAYYDAKIVEADDLAVLLTEGLQDSTLFADQIARANELIARGDSIAQRVAIIQEIDVDRYVWPHLLYEIARAVPEYTWLREVLYVSQDPLEVRINGRAGSIPAITAYMANLEASPFLRLVFPELMQQTTSAENPADVIYEFELIATYENPPLDELETVPLFDDQTGVAQEAAPGSTGGD is encoded by the coding sequence GTGATCGAAGTCAATCTACTACCCGGCGCCAAGAAAGGGCGCTCGCGCGGCTTCCAGTTCAAGCTGCCCGGGCTTCCTACTGGAGGGACGCCGGACCGGTACACCCTCTGGTGTGTCGCAGCCGGGATCGTCGCTCTCGGTTACATGGGTTACGCCTACTACGACGCCAAGATCGTCGAGGCCGACGATTTGGCGGTGCTGCTCACGGAAGGCCTACAGGATTCGACCCTCTTTGCGGACCAGATCGCACGGGCCAACGAACTCATCGCGCGAGGTGATTCCATCGCTCAGCGTGTCGCGATCATTCAGGAAATCGATGTCGATCGCTACGTCTGGCCGCACCTTCTTTACGAGATCGCGCGCGCCGTTCCTGAGTACACATGGCTCAGAGAGGTCCTGTATGTCAGCCAGGACCCGCTGGAGGTCCGCATCAACGGTCGCGCGGGCAGCATTCCGGCGATCACGGCCTATATGGCGAACCTGGAGGCGTCTCCGTTCCTGCGCCTAGTGTTTCCGGAGCTGATGCAGCAGACGACGTCTGCGGAGAATCCAGCAGATGTGATCTACGAATTCGAGCTGATCGCCACCTACGAAAACCCGCCGCTCGATGAACTGGAGACGGTGCCGCTCTTCGACGACCAGACGGGCGTGGCGCAGGAAGCCGCTCCGGGCAGCACTGGGGGGGATTGA
- the pilM gene encoding type IV pilus assembly protein PilM: protein MALFGRRKRSSIGLDIGSGFVKVVEVDHSGDQPEVTRVAMCPLLPDAIVEGEVMDYGLVSDAVMGLFEEMDLKGAEVVTAVGGHDVIIKKIEMDRMKESDARDVIRWEAEQHVPFDIKSVELDFQILNPHDDGLQMEVLLVAAKRELVDNKVGLLQDAGVNPVVIDIEVFALHNAFEHNYPDALDGIIGLVNIGHETTNVNILENGVPILTRDIPFGSRKIREDLQRERGLTAEQAEDVVQGKETVENLEQIVEASADEVAVGIERASAFLMTREDGETIGRVFLSGGGARIPGMVEALGTRMNVETELVNPFERVPVHPDAARNMSIDEAAPMLLLSLGLALRV, encoded by the coding sequence ATGGCGCTCTTTGGACGAAGAAAGAGATCTTCCATCGGTCTGGACATCGGGTCCGGGTTCGTGAAGGTCGTGGAGGTCGATCACTCGGGTGACCAACCCGAAGTGACGCGAGTGGCCATGTGCCCGCTGCTTCCCGACGCGATCGTGGAAGGGGAGGTCATGGACTACGGTCTCGTATCCGATGCCGTCATGGGGCTCTTCGAGGAAATGGACCTCAAGGGTGCCGAAGTCGTGACCGCTGTGGGTGGCCACGACGTCATCATCAAGAAGATCGAGATGGATCGGATGAAGGAGTCGGACGCTCGCGACGTGATCCGGTGGGAGGCGGAGCAGCACGTACCCTTCGACATCAAGAGCGTCGAGCTGGACTTCCAGATTCTGAACCCTCACGACGACGGGCTTCAGATGGAGGTGCTACTCGTCGCGGCCAAGCGGGAGTTGGTGGACAACAAGGTTGGCTTGCTGCAGGACGCAGGGGTGAACCCCGTCGTCATCGACATCGAGGTATTCGCACTCCACAACGCCTTCGAGCACAACTATCCGGATGCCCTGGATGGGATCATCGGCCTCGTCAACATCGGCCATGAGACGACGAACGTGAACATCCTCGAGAACGGCGTGCCGATCCTGACGCGCGACATTCCTTTCGGTTCGCGCAAGATCCGGGAGGACCTCCAGCGCGAGCGGGGGCTGACTGCCGAGCAGGCCGAAGACGTGGTGCAAGGCAAGGAAACCGTCGAGAACCTCGAGCAGATCGTCGAGGCCTCCGCCGACGAAGTGGCGGTTGGCATCGAACGTGCAAGTGCATTCCTCATGACCCGTGAGGACGGCGAGACCATCGGGCGCGTATTCCTGAGTGGAGGTGGCGCCCGTATTCCCGGGATGGTCGAGGCGCTCGGAACGCGAATGAACGTGGAAACGGAGCTGGTGAACCCGTTCGAACGAGTTCCGGTTCACCCGGACGCAGCGCGTAACATGTCTATCGACGAGGCCGCCCCGATGCTGCTGTTATCGCTCGGGCTGGCACTGCGCGTCTAG
- a CDS encoding type II secretion system protein, producing MKSGFSLVEVIVALVVLEVAILGAVGIVVVASRTMAEAEAIERAVSALEGTADSLSLTATPGQGSKDVAGGRIHWSVEPDGGFTVEFSRDEHVFLRVAGVVPVTDS from the coding sequence GTGAAGTCCGGCTTCTCGTTGGTCGAGGTCATCGTCGCACTCGTCGTGCTCGAGGTCGCGATCTTGGGTGCCGTGGGAATCGTCGTCGTGGCATCGAGAACGATGGCCGAGGCCGAGGCGATCGAGCGGGCCGTGTCGGCGCTCGAGGGCACCGCCGACTCGCTCTCGCTGACCGCGACCCCCGGCCAGGGGTCTAAGGACGTGGCCGGCGGGCGAATCCATTGGAGCGTGGAGCCAGACGGTGGTTTCACCGTGGAGTTCAGTCGCGACGAGCACGTTTTCTTACGCGTGGCTGGCGTCGTGCCTGTGACGGATTCGTGA
- a CDS encoding type II secretion system protein gives MSRGYSLVETIMVVAIFAMTVASLAPAARRYRDSSTVVAARESVVGLIAEARVRALGKGGIIVHFGGDPFRAWVTQTDSVVRVLSLGSDLGVTLELARGRTETQLAYDAMALGRVASETLTFRRGEAERSLVVSGYGRVRRR, from the coding sequence ATGTCCCGTGGATACAGCCTCGTCGAAACGATCATGGTCGTCGCAATCTTCGCGATGACGGTGGCGTCTCTCGCACCGGCCGCGCGTAGGTACCGCGACTCGTCTACGGTCGTCGCCGCACGCGAGTCGGTCGTCGGTCTCATTGCTGAAGCCCGTGTCCGGGCGCTCGGAAAGGGGGGCATCATCGTTCACTTTGGGGGCGATCCCTTCCGGGCATGGGTCACCCAGACCGATTCGGTCGTGCGCGTTCTCTCGCTCGGAAGCGACCTCGGCGTCACTCTCGAACTCGCTCGTGGACGGACTGAGACCCAGCTCGCGTATGATGCGATGGCTTTGGGACGGGTAGCGAGCGAGACGCTCACGTTCCGGCGTGGTGAGGCGGAGCGGTCACTGGTCGTTTCCGGATACGGAAGGGTACGGAGGCGGTGA
- a CDS encoding sigma-54-dependent Fis family transcriptional regulator, producing the protein MKILIIDDDAGLRESVSLILGDADYEVVLAEDGESGLRTAHAQKPDLILCDVRMPRVDGLAFLESYREAGGEALVLMMTAYGSMELAVEAMKRGAYDYLAKPFGADEVLLTIRKAEEREQLRKEVGRLRREVRADARFGELVVGSPAMRKALHVVERVAKHDSPVLLTGASGTGKEVVARMLHRESPRAAAPFVPVNCGGVPEQLLESEFFGYVKGAFTGADRDKEGLFEAADGGTLFLDEVGELPGALQVKLLRALQEGEVRRLGATEIQRVDVRVISATNLDLEAAVEDGRFRKDLYYRLAVVPIHLPPLRDRSEEIPKLVTYLLARQSARLGVEVEGVDPDAMAVLLTYAWPGNIRELENVLERALVLTEGPSISLDDLPEAVRRPAPEGLGIGVDSDDLSVKRHGARMEKHLIQLALDRTGGNKTHAAELLELSPRALRYKIQEYGVE; encoded by the coding sequence GTGAAGATCCTGATCATCGATGATGACGCCGGATTGAGAGAGTCAGTTTCGCTCATCCTAGGGGATGCCGACTACGAGGTCGTGCTGGCCGAGGATGGTGAGAGCGGGCTGAGAACGGCGCACGCACAGAAGCCCGATCTCATCCTTTGCGACGTGCGCATGCCACGGGTCGACGGGCTCGCGTTCCTCGAGTCGTACCGGGAGGCAGGTGGTGAGGCGCTCGTCCTCATGATGACCGCGTACGGCAGCATGGAGCTGGCGGTCGAGGCGATGAAGCGGGGTGCATACGACTACTTGGCGAAGCCGTTCGGTGCCGACGAAGTCCTACTCACGATACGCAAGGCTGAAGAACGGGAACAGTTGCGCAAGGAGGTCGGCCGCCTTCGTCGGGAGGTGAGAGCGGATGCGCGCTTCGGAGAGCTTGTCGTCGGCTCTCCGGCGATGAGAAAGGCGCTGCACGTCGTCGAGAGAGTCGCGAAGCACGATTCTCCTGTCCTCCTGACCGGCGCGAGCGGTACCGGCAAGGAGGTTGTCGCACGCATGCTGCACCGCGAGAGTCCTCGGGCTGCGGCGCCGTTTGTCCCGGTGAACTGTGGTGGTGTCCCCGAGCAGCTGCTCGAGTCCGAGTTCTTTGGCTATGTGAAGGGTGCCTTCACGGGAGCCGACCGAGACAAGGAGGGGCTCTTCGAGGCGGCTGACGGGGGGACGCTCTTCCTCGACGAAGTCGGTGAACTCCCGGGGGCGCTTCAGGTGAAGTTATTGCGGGCGCTTCAGGAAGGGGAGGTGCGCCGACTCGGTGCCACTGAGATCCAGCGTGTGGACGTACGCGTGATCTCAGCGACCAACCTGGACCTAGAAGCGGCTGTCGAGGATGGGAGGTTCCGGAAGGATCTGTACTACCGCTTGGCGGTCGTGCCGATTCACCTGCCGCCACTGCGGGACCGAAGCGAGGAGATCCCGAAGCTGGTGACCTATCTGCTCGCGCGACAGAGTGCGCGGTTGGGGGTGGAGGTTGAGGGCGTCGACCCGGATGCGATGGCAGTACTCCTCACGTACGCCTGGCCGGGGAATATCCGCGAGCTTGAGAACGTCTTGGAGCGGGCGTTGGTTCTGACCGAGGGCCCGAGCATCTCGCTCGACGACCTGCCGGAGGCGGTCCGTCGCCCGGCGCCTGAGGGACTTGGCATCGGCGTGGACTCCGACGACCTGTCGGTCAAGCGGCACGGCGCGAGGATGGAGAAACACCTCATCCAGCTCGCGTTGGATCGAACGGGAGGTAACAAGACTCACGCCGCCGAGCTGCTCGAGCTGTCTCCGCGCGCGCTTCGCTACAAGATCCAAGAGTACGGGGTCGAGTAG
- a CDS encoding HAMP domain-containing protein, producing the protein MSRQIPLRRELLFRFGFLFVLALLFALFGIVVLLPGIESTARRTLIIGVLVAIDLGALFVLGSAILGKFMVKPMELLAEDARRIAGGDYHHRIGTLDSLELQQVQSSVNDMADRLIADQELLAENVESLEETNKDLIEARNQIIHTARLASVGTLAAGIAHEVGNPLGAIMAFVDVAKARAEKVGGDVALLDSVRGEAERIDRIVRGLLDYARPRDDEVAPVAPAQVLARVRDLLESQGKLDRTEMTWTLSGDAPDVVMGRHRLEQVMVNLLLNALAAVESTENPRISVELFGDSGEVMRLPAKRADDPKGINYMHRRRVSKDGAGYGIDLVFNSPRVAVIRVEDNGPGIAEDDLEDIFDPFFTTKEPGEGSGLGLSICARLVDGMGGQILAANCDDGGAAFTVRLPGAPEKSHEAGSPW; encoded by the coding sequence ATGTCTCGACAGATCCCACTCAGGCGAGAGCTGTTGTTTCGGTTCGGCTTTCTCTTCGTGCTTGCCCTCCTGTTCGCTTTGTTCGGGATCGTCGTACTGTTGCCTGGAATCGAGTCGACGGCCCGGCGCACTCTCATCATTGGTGTGCTCGTCGCGATTGACCTCGGGGCGCTCTTCGTTTTGGGAAGTGCCATTCTGGGAAAGTTCATGGTGAAGCCGATGGAGTTACTGGCCGAAGACGCGCGCCGAATCGCCGGAGGCGACTATCATCACCGCATCGGGACCTTGGACAGCCTCGAGCTCCAACAGGTGCAGTCGAGCGTGAACGACATGGCGGATCGGCTCATCGCCGACCAGGAGTTGTTGGCCGAGAACGTCGAATCACTCGAGGAGACCAACAAGGACCTCATCGAAGCTCGGAACCAGATCATCCACACTGCGCGCCTCGCGTCTGTGGGCACCCTGGCGGCGGGTATCGCGCATGAGGTCGGCAACCCGCTGGGAGCGATCATGGCGTTCGTCGACGTGGCCAAGGCACGAGCCGAGAAGGTGGGCGGCGACGTCGCCTTGCTGGACTCCGTTCGCGGAGAGGCCGAAAGGATCGATCGCATCGTGCGAGGTCTGCTCGACTACGCCCGTCCACGGGACGATGAGGTCGCGCCCGTCGCCCCGGCACAGGTGTTGGCCCGTGTCCGCGACCTGCTGGAGTCCCAAGGGAAGTTGGACCGCACCGAGATGACGTGGACCCTGTCGGGCGACGCGCCCGACGTGGTCATGGGGCGTCATCGGCTCGAGCAGGTCATGGTGAACCTACTCCTGAACGCTCTCGCCGCTGTCGAGTCGACTGAGAATCCACGGATCTCGGTGGAACTGTTCGGGGATTCGGGTGAGGTGATGCGCCTCCCGGCGAAGCGCGCGGATGACCCGAAGGGCATCAACTACATGCACCGTCGGCGCGTGTCGAAGGACGGTGCAGGTTATGGCATCGACCTCGTGTTCAATTCCCCGCGTGTCGCGGTGATCCGCGTCGAGGACAACGGGCCCGGCATCGCCGAAGACGACCTCGAAGACATATTCGACCCGTTCTTCACCACGAAGGAGCCCGGCGAGGGGAGTGGGTTGGGTCTTTCTATCTGTGCTCGCCTAGTCGACGGAATGGGCGGTCAAATCCTTGCTGCGAACTGCGACGATGGGGGCGCGGCGTTTACCGTTCGGCTTCCGGGTGCCCCCGAGAAGTCCCATGAGGCAGGCAGCCCGTGGTAG
- a CDS encoding prepilin-type N-terminal cleavage/methylation domain-containing protein: MRDKKGFTLIELLIVVVIIGILAAIAIPKFSATREKAYFAAMKSDLKNLASQQEIYYSDAYSYTTVTTDLSFTSSSGVTVSSAASSSGWSASVVHAALGSSEGCVIYYGTASSPATPTTSTAPGELACTS; this comes from the coding sequence ATGCGAGACAAGAAGGGGTTCACGCTTATTGAACTCCTCATCGTGGTCGTGATCATCGGAATCCTGGCGGCCATCGCCATTCCGAAGTTCTCCGCCACTCGGGAGAAGGCGTACTTCGCAGCGATGAAGTCGGATCTCAAGAACCTGGCCAGCCAGCAGGAGATCTACTACTCCGACGCGTATTCCTACACGACGGTAACCACGGATCTCTCGTTCACGAGCTCCAGTGGTGTCACCGTGTCTTCGGCCGCTTCCAGCTCCGGCTGGTCTGCGAGCGTCGTCCACGCCGCGCTCGGTTCCAGCGAAGGTTGCGTCATCTACTACGGTACGGCTTCCAGTCCGGCCACACCGACGACATCGACCGCTCCAGGTGAGCTCGCCTGCACCAGTTGA
- a CDS encoding tetratricopeptide repeat protein has translation MPTTLPRARVLLLFVAISVYANSLGNGFTYDDNWFIVENPVVTEGRVVDAFMAPSWPGARPGASNYRPITLSSFGLEWAAFDGGPLGFHIVSVLAHALVCLLVLALLSRFVPIPTALVGALLFAVHPVHVEAVANVVGRAELYTAVAYLGACLLYLDTGGGTRPRSPARLLGLIALFLVALGSKEIAITLPGVLLVLEVYRRSDVALLTRLRSETPTYVALTGTLAIYVLTRAAVIGGLTGESPAAGLVSLSLGERLLTALTVWPQYLRLMVFPLDLSADYAPGVFLVTTSLTVEVVVGTALLLGVVAGAWLLRDRSRTLALGLAWFFVAVLPVSNLVVRSDVLLAERTLYLPSVGLALVLAGLAHELVPSIPLSRRRVLAGLVGVALAAMTVRTVTRNPTWLDTFTMLNTLAVEHPESSLALRARAHGFERVGEIEQARQAYELALGFAPDNYQLVVEVGVLYSGLGQHERAEQLFASAISLLPTHPAAYAELAKQRLLRGEGRAAHAAALSGLARAGSDRQLWSLVSESYVVKGDLTAAIRAGRASLGQEPDFEPGWSRLAELLALDGKENEARAARERASQILASHDGGGGV, from the coding sequence GTGCCGACTACGCTCCCGAGGGCGCGAGTCCTCCTGCTGTTCGTCGCCATCTCGGTTTATGCGAACTCGCTCGGGAATGGGTTCACCTACGACGACAACTGGTTCATCGTCGAGAATCCAGTGGTCACGGAGGGCAGGGTCGTGGACGCGTTCATGGCTCCCTCCTGGCCCGGCGCGCGTCCCGGAGCGAGCAACTATCGTCCGATCACGCTCTCGAGCTTCGGACTCGAGTGGGCCGCCTTCGACGGGGGGCCGCTCGGCTTTCACATCGTGAGCGTGCTTGCGCACGCGCTCGTGTGCCTGCTCGTGCTCGCGCTGCTCAGTCGTTTCGTGCCGATCCCCACGGCGCTCGTTGGAGCGCTTCTCTTCGCTGTGCACCCAGTGCACGTGGAGGCGGTGGCCAACGTCGTCGGGCGGGCGGAACTCTATACGGCCGTGGCCTATCTGGGCGCCTGCTTGCTCTATCTCGACACGGGGGGCGGAACGCGGCCCCGTTCGCCGGCGAGATTGCTCGGCCTCATCGCGCTCTTCCTAGTCGCGCTGGGCAGCAAGGAGATCGCGATCACGCTCCCCGGCGTGCTGCTCGTCCTCGAGGTGTACAGGCGGAGCGACGTCGCCCTCCTGACCAGGCTGAGATCCGAGACGCCTACGTATGTGGCTTTGACGGGTACGCTGGCGATCTACGTTCTGACGCGCGCTGCGGTGATCGGTGGCCTGACTGGCGAGAGTCCAGCCGCGGGCCTCGTCAGCCTCTCACTCGGGGAGCGGCTACTGACCGCGCTCACGGTGTGGCCGCAGTACCTGAGGCTCATGGTTTTTCCGCTGGATCTCAGTGCCGACTATGCACCGGGGGTCTTCCTCGTCACGACCTCGCTCACGGTGGAAGTCGTCGTGGGTACTGCGCTGCTGCTCGGCGTGGTGGCTGGCGCGTGGCTGCTGCGAGATCGCTCACGAACGCTAGCGCTCGGGCTGGCGTGGTTTTTCGTCGCGGTTCTTCCCGTCTCGAACCTGGTGGTCCGCTCCGATGTCCTTCTGGCCGAACGGACGCTCTATCTCCCGTCGGTCGGCCTTGCTCTGGTGCTTGCCGGCCTCGCGCACGAGCTCGTACCGTCGATACCACTCTCGAGACGACGCGTACTCGCGGGGCTCGTCGGCGTGGCACTTGCGGCGATGACCGTCCGCACCGTTACCAGAAACCCCACTTGGTTGGACACCTTCACGATGCTCAACACGCTTGCGGTCGAGCACCCGGAATCCTCACTCGCGCTCCGTGCACGGGCGCATGGATTCGAACGGGTGGGCGAGATTGAGCAAGCGCGGCAAGCGTATGAGCTCGCGCTGGGGTTCGCTCCGGACAACTACCAGCTCGTTGTAGAGGTGGGCGTCCTATACTCCGGGCTAGGGCAGCACGAGCGCGCCGAGCAGCTCTTTGCGTCCGCCATCAGCCTGCTTCCGACGCATCCGGCTGCGTACGCAGAGCTGGCGAAGCAGCGGCTGCTGCGTGGTGAGGGGCGGGCCGCGCACGCCGCGGCGCTGAGCGGCCTGGCTCGCGCCGGCTCCGACCGGCAGCTCTGGTCGTTGGTCTCGGAATCGTACGTCGTGAAGGGTGACCTTACTGCGGCGATCCGCGCCGGCCGGGCCTCGCTAGGGCAGGAGCCCGACTTCGAGCCCGGCTGGAGCCGCCTGGCGGAGCTGCTCGCACTCGACGGCAAGGAGAACGAGGCGCGCGCTGCTCGCGAGCGGGCCTCTCAGATCCTCGCCTCGCACGACGGTGGGGGAGGGGTATGA
- a CDS encoding glycosyltransferase family 2 protein — MSNHQSSGVNFPGAPLTELPWDRVTVSVVIPAYNESATVERLLRRVREVPLNLEVIVVDDGSTDGTRDLLTELEGELIDHLVFHEKNAGKGAALRTGFRRATGDVVVVQDADLEYDPYEFPILLEPILSGRADAVYGSRFLGGPHRVLFFWHSVGNRLLTLLSNMLTDLNLTDMETCYKMVRTELLQSLPLSAHRFGIEPELTARLAQAGARIYELPISYHGRSYAEGKKIGWKDGVSAFWSILRYNMLPPRVPKWIPPLTDPWNEPDRVTSGSEGGADPGAGVGDPESPEDS; from the coding sequence ATGTCCAATCATCAAAGCTCTGGCGTCAACTTCCCTGGCGCCCCACTGACGGAGCTCCCTTGGGATCGCGTCACGGTGTCCGTCGTGATTCCCGCGTACAATGAAAGTGCGACCGTCGAGCGCCTTCTGCGCCGGGTGCGCGAAGTGCCGCTCAACCTCGAGGTGATCGTCGTGGACGACGGCTCTACCGACGGGACCCGCGATCTGCTGACGGAGCTCGAGGGCGAGTTGATCGACCACCTCGTGTTCCATGAGAAGAATGCGGGCAAAGGTGCCGCGCTGCGCACAGGCTTCCGCAGAGCGACGGGAGACGTCGTCGTCGTCCAAGACGCAGACCTCGAGTACGACCCTTACGAATTCCCGATCCTGCTCGAGCCGATTCTGAGCGGACGGGCCGACGCGGTGTACGGCTCCCGTTTTCTGGGCGGGCCGCACCGCGTGCTCTTTTTTTGGCACTCGGTTGGCAATCGCTTGCTCACGCTGCTCTCCAACATGCTTACCGACCTGAACCTCACCGATATGGAGACGTGCTATAAGATGGTTCGCACGGAGCTCCTGCAGTCGCTACCGCTCTCCGCGCACCGGTTCGGGATCGAGCCGGAATTGACGGCCAGGCTCGCGCAGGCGGGTGCCCGCATCTACGAGTTGCCGATCAGCTACCACGGACGTTCGTACGCAGAGGGCAAGAAGATCGGCTGGAAGGACGGCGTGTCCGCGTTCTGGTCGATCCTCAGGTACAACATGTTGCCACCGCGGGTACCGAAGTGGATTCCGCCGTTGACGGATCCGTGGAACGAGCCGGATCGGGTTACGTCCGGTTCCGAGGGTGGAGCGGACCCCGGCGCCGGGGTGGGAGACCCTGAGTCCCCCGAGGACAGCTAG
- a CDS encoding tetratricopeptide repeat protein — protein MSAPALSVRRAALLAASLGALVHVGALWNGFAYDDVVLIAGDPGIRTLDGLLHRLGEPSWPGSFGDQVGGWRPLTTALWAVTWISTGGSTVGFHLLGILLHACACGLVVLLLAELMSLPAALLGGLVFSVHPVHVEAIANIAGTAEPLATAFALAAAIVHLRARSSYGVRRAIVVTSCYALAVLAKEGAAILPLLLLLIDAARGEWEYGTLVPWLRRKGIVFGLMFATLAGLLVARVGVVGGVTTATPPPGGSVLEEIPRIWTLAAVWPEYFRLLLFPLDLSADYGPDVIPIAFAWTAEGVLGVTLVLSTLVLAGLAWRRGGPAGTQRLLGLGVLWIAVALLPVANVFYLGPVLIAERTLYLPSVGLAIASGWLLGEFHRVRPRHAKVLATVLVVAGAARSAARVPVWDSTESVMSALIEDHPESGRGWLALGQRLLAEGRESEARRAFSYAVGILNSEYKESTEIASHLMAMGRPNSARLFLERAWREKPEWPTAPGLLASVELTAGRFSEAEAAARAATLAQPSNGSLHHLLAQSLSRLGRHEDAIASRIRALESGLGSQFRPWFLLAGDHASAGDTLAALAALDSAEARTGSAADLDAIRAARLALASSSDSNELD, from the coding sequence TTGAGCGCACCGGCGCTTTCGGTGCGCCGCGCCGCGCTGCTCGCGGCGAGCCTCGGCGCACTCGTTCATGTGGGCGCTCTTTGGAACGGGTTCGCCTACGACGACGTGGTCCTGATAGCAGGCGATCCAGGGATCCGCACACTCGATGGGCTCCTGCATCGCCTCGGAGAACCGTCCTGGCCCGGCTCCTTCGGAGACCAGGTGGGTGGGTGGCGGCCCCTCACCACGGCGTTGTGGGCAGTCACGTGGATCTCGACCGGCGGAAGCACGGTCGGCTTCCACTTGCTGGGGATCTTGCTTCACGCGTGTGCATGCGGGCTCGTCGTTCTCCTGCTGGCCGAGCTGATGTCGTTGCCCGCGGCGCTGCTCGGGGGGCTCGTCTTCTCGGTGCACCCCGTTCACGTGGAGGCGATCGCCAACATTGCGGGTACGGCGGAGCCGCTGGCCACGGCGTTCGCTTTGGCTGCGGCCATCGTGCACTTGAGAGCCCGGAGCAGCTACGGGGTCAGGCGAGCGATCGTCGTCACGTCGTGCTACGCGCTCGCCGTGCTCGCCAAGGAGGGAGCGGCGATCCTCCCGCTGTTGCTCTTGCTGATCGATGCCGCGAGAGGAGAGTGGGAGTATGGGACGCTCGTGCCGTGGCTCCGGCGAAAAGGGATCGTCTTCGGCCTCATGTTCGCGACGCTCGCTGGCCTGCTCGTCGCTCGAGTGGGTGTCGTGGGCGGTGTGACGACCGCCACGCCGCCTCCCGGCGGCTCGGTTCTCGAAGAGATTCCGAGAATTTGGACTCTGGCCGCGGTTTGGCCGGAGTATTTCCGGCTCCTTCTCTTCCCGCTCGACCTGTCGGCGGACTACGGGCCAGACGTGATTCCGATCGCGTTCGCTTGGACCGCGGAGGGAGTTCTCGGGGTGACCCTCGTTCTCTCGACTCTTGTGTTGGCGGGGCTCGCTTGGCGTCGGGGTGGCCCGGCGGGCACTCAGCGGCTACTCGGGCTGGGCGTGCTGTGGATCGCGGTCGCGTTGCTCCCCGTCGCGAACGTGTTCTACCTCGGTCCCGTGCTCATCGCGGAGCGAACCCTATATCTCCCCTCGGTCGGCCTGGCGATCGCGAGCGGATGGCTGCTCGGAGAGTTCCATCGCGTGCGCCCTCGCCATGCGAAAGTCCTCGCGACCGTGCTCGTCGTGGCCGGCGCGGCGCGCAGCGCGGCGCGGGTACCGGTTTGGGACAGCACCGAATCCGTGATGAGCGCGCTCATCGAAGATCATCCGGAGTCGGGACGGGGGTGGCTCGCGCTCGGACAGCGGCTGCTCGCGGAAGGCCGAGAGTCGGAGGCACGGCGGGCCTTTTCGTACGCGGTGGGCATCCTTAACTCCGAGTACAAAGAGAGCACCGAGATTGCGTCGCATCTCATGGCCATGGGTCGCCCGAATTCGGCACGCCTGTTCCTCGAGCGCGCGTGGCGGGAGAAGCCCGAGTGGCCCACGGCCCCCGGGCTGCTCGCGTCGGTCGAGTTGACCGCGGGACGCTTCTCCGAGGCGGAGGCGGCCGCCCGAGCCGCCACGCTCGCGCAACCGTCGAACGGGAGCCTGCACCACCTGCTTGCCCAGTCCCTGTCGCGTCTGGGGCGGCACGAGGACGCGATCGCGTCCCGGATTCGGGCCCTCGAGTCCGGGCTGGGCTCGCAGTTTCGACCGTGGTTCCTTCTCGCCGGCGATCACGCGAGCGCAGGTGACACATTGGCTGCCCTCGCGGCTCTCGACTCGGCCGAGGCACGCACCGGCTCTGCCGCGGACCTCGACGCGATTCGGGCTGCACGACTCGCGCTGGCTTCATCCTCGGACTCCAACGAGCTCGACTGA